One Mucilaginibacter ginkgonis genomic region harbors:
- a CDS encoding DUF4126 family protein, producing the protein MSKKMKEPFWQAVGVGALAGMRTFSAPAVTSHILSHHHSRNIGRSGLKFMQNDKVSVALKVLALSEFVGDKMPSAPNRIQPAGLIGRVAAGMVAGASIYKAAGNKPLRGVIIGGVSALASTYASFYIRKQTVKQTRILDPVIGLIEDALVVSGGAGLAAA; encoded by the coding sequence ATGTCAAAGAAAATGAAGGAGCCGTTTTGGCAAGCAGTTGGTGTGGGAGCATTAGCGGGTATGCGTACTTTTTCTGCACCGGCTGTCACCAGTCATATTCTTAGTCACCATCATAGCAGGAACATCGGCAGATCGGGCTTAAAATTTATGCAAAACGACAAAGTATCCGTCGCTTTAAAGGTGCTCGCTTTGAGTGAATTTGTTGGCGATAAGATGCCATCTGCCCCAAACCGGATACAACCTGCCGGACTGATAGGCCGTGTTGCCGCCGGGATGGTGGCCGGTGCCAGTATCTACAAAGCCGCAGGCAATAAACCTTTAAGAGGGGTTATTATTGGCGGTGTAAGTGCATTGGCATCTACATATGCGAGTTTTTACATCCGTAAGCAAACGGTTAAACAAACAAGAATTTTAGACCCGGTTATCGGACTTATTGAAGACGCCTTGGTTGTGAGCGGCGGAGCGGGATTAGCCGCTGCGTAA
- a CDS encoding TetR/AcrR family transcriptional regulator yields MSQFERILNGALDLFLTAGIKSVTMDDIARHLGMSKKTIYQHFADKNELVTALVKMRMQQDETEMDKMMNEADNVIAQLSEWMRCSEEMLSRMNPILMHDLQKYHPEGWAIIQKFKWESIVQRLEELMLKGIEEGYIRPEIDVRVIARMRILQVESGFNQQNFPAPQFNVVKVQQQFVEHFNYGIVTLEGYQLLNEYQNKLKKTA; encoded by the coding sequence ATGAGTCAGTTCGAAAGAATATTAAACGGAGCATTAGACCTGTTTTTAACAGCGGGGATAAAAAGCGTTACGATGGATGATATTGCCCGCCATTTGGGAATGTCGAAAAAGACCATCTATCAGCATTTTGCCGATAAGAATGAGCTGGTAACAGCTTTGGTGAAGATGCGGATGCAGCAAGATGAGACCGAGATGGACAAGATGATGAACGAGGCAGATAATGTTATCGCGCAGTTATCAGAATGGATGCGCTGTTCAGAAGAGATGCTGTCACGGATGAACCCCATTCTTATGCATGATCTGCAGAAATATCATCCGGAAGGCTGGGCCATTATTCAAAAGTTTAAATGGGAGTCTATAGTTCAGCGATTAGAAGAACTGATGCTTAAAGGAATAGAGGAAGGTTATATACGCCCCGAAATTGATGTACGGGTCATTGCGCGCATGCGCATCCTGCAGGTAGAATCGGGTTTTAATCAGCAAAATTTCCCCGCACCTCAATTCAATGTTGTAAAAGTACAGCAGCAGTTTGTGGAGCATTTCAATTACGGTATAGTAACGCTTGAAGGGTACCAGCTCCTCAATGAGTATCAAAATAAATTAAAGAAAACAGCATAA
- a CDS encoding electron transfer flavoprotein subunit alpha/FixB family protein: MSVLVYAENADGKFKKSVYEAVTYARAIADQNNTIVTAISIGDVADSELSQLGNYGAQKILTVSNDKLKNFVNQAYAAVIAQAAKSEQADVVVISNSFSGRGLAPRVAVKLSAGVADGAVALPEQSGGKFTIKKTAFSGKAFATVELTSAVKVIALTPNSYKVVENATGAQPQAFTVETDENDFKAMLKDIAKASGKVSLPDAEIVVSGGRGLKGPENFKLVEDLAELLGAATACSKPVSDAGWRPHSEHVGQTGIAVSPNLYIAIGISGAIQHLAGISASKVIVVINKDAEAPFFKVADYGIVGDAFDVVPKLIEAVKAYKASA; this comes from the coding sequence ATGTCGGTTTTAGTATATGCAGAGAACGCGGATGGCAAATTCAAGAAATCGGTTTATGAAGCCGTTACGTATGCCCGCGCCATCGCGGACCAAAATAATACAATTGTTACGGCCATTTCAATCGGCGATGTTGCTGATAGCGAATTAAGCCAGTTAGGTAATTACGGTGCGCAGAAGATTTTAACTGTCAGCAATGACAAACTTAAAAACTTTGTAAACCAGGCTTATGCAGCAGTTATCGCACAGGCAGCTAAAAGCGAGCAGGCAGATGTTGTAGTAATATCTAACTCATTCTCTGGCCGCGGATTAGCCCCGCGTGTTGCAGTGAAATTGAGTGCGGGAGTTGCAGATGGCGCGGTTGCCTTGCCTGAACAAAGTGGCGGCAAGTTCACTATCAAAAAAACGGCATTTTCCGGAAAAGCGTTCGCGACTGTCGAACTTACTTCTGCTGTGAAGGTTATCGCACTTACGCCAAACTCTTACAAAGTTGTAGAGAATGCCACCGGTGCGCAACCGCAAGCCTTTACCGTTGAAACTGATGAAAACGATTTTAAAGCAATGCTAAAAGACATTGCTAAAGCAAGCGGTAAGGTTTCTTTACCCGATGCTGAGATCGTAGTATCTGGTGGTCGCGGATTAAAAGGGCCTGAAAATTTCAAATTAGTTGAAGATCTTGCCGAACTGCTTGGTGCCGCAACCGCTTGTTCAAAACCGGTATCAGACGCAGGTTGGCGCCCGCACAGCGAGCACGTAGGCCAAACCGGCATTGCAGTAAGTCCAAATTTATATATCGCGATAGGCATCTCCGGTGCGATACAGCATCTTGCAGGTATCAGCGCATCAAAAGTTATTGTTGTCATCAACAAAGATGCCGAAGCGCCGTTCTTCAAGGTAGCCGATTATGGCATTGTTGGAGACGCTTTCGACGTGGTGCCAAAATTGATAGAAGCTGTTAAAGCTTACAAAGCGTCGGCTTAA
- a CDS encoding NifU family protein, with amino-acid sequence MNINVYTESTPNPATMKFIVNKLLINGSQDYPTKESAEHASFAKELYKFSFVNGVFFASNFVTVTKTEGSEWDDIEPILKEFVKGAVESELKVKAEEVESDVTFEGTDAEVKIQQILHDYVRPAVEQDGGAIAYKSFEEGVVTVELRGSCSGCPSSTITLKAGIENLLKRMVPEVQEVVSEAM; translated from the coding sequence ATGAACATCAACGTATATACCGAGAGCACGCCGAACCCGGCAACAATGAAATTCATTGTCAATAAATTGCTGATAAACGGCAGCCAGGACTATCCCACCAAAGAGTCTGCAGAGCATGCTTCTTTCGCCAAAGAATTGTACAAGTTCTCTTTTGTAAACGGTGTCTTTTTCGCCAGCAACTTTGTTACTGTGACCAAAACGGAAGGCAGTGAATGGGACGATATAGAGCCTATACTGAAAGAGTTTGTTAAAGGCGCGGTGGAATCGGAGTTAAAAGTTAAAGCGGAAGAAGTTGAATCTGACGTGACTTTCGAAGGTACAGACGCTGAAGTAAAGATCCAGCAGATCTTGCATGATTACGTTCGCCCGGCTGTTGAGCAGGATGGCGGCGCTATTGCCTATAAATCTTTTGAAGAAGGCGTGGTTACTGTTGAACTTCGCGGTTCATGCAGCGGCTGCCCATCGTCGACCATTACCCTTAAAGCCGGTATTGAAAACCTGTTAAAACGCATGGTTCCCGAAGTACAGGAAGTAGTTTCTGAGGCTATGTAA
- the purB gene encoding adenylosuccinate lyase, whose translation MHLTALSAISPIDGRYRNTTKELAAYFSEFALIKYRVLVEVEYFIALSQYGLPQLQPLDSVITEKLQGIYKTFREEDAQSIKDIEKTTNHDVKAVEYFLKQKFDELGLSSHKEFIHFGLTSQDINNTAIPLSFKEALNNVYYPSINELVEVLKTYASDWANIPMLAHTHGQPASPTRLGKEILVFVERIEKQLELLDAIPFSAKFGGATGNFNAHKVAYPKHDWIAFGNTFVNDTLGLSRSQHTTQIEHYDNFAAKCDALKRINNIILDLDRDMWTYISMNYFKQKIKAGEIGSSAMPHKVNPIDFENSEGNVGIANALFEHLAAKLPVSRLQRDLTDSTVLRNIGVPVAHTLIAIKSTIRGLNKLLLNEAAINTDLEDNWAVVAEAIQTILRRDGYPNPYEALKDLTRTNSQINAATIAAFVDTLDVSEETRGELKCMTPQNYTGV comes from the coding sequence ATGCACCTTACTGCTCTGTCTGCCATCTCGCCTATTGATGGCCGCTATAGAAATACTACTAAAGAACTAGCTGCTTATTTTTCTGAGTTTGCCCTCATTAAGTACCGCGTATTGGTAGAGGTTGAATATTTCATCGCGCTGTCCCAATATGGGCTGCCGCAGCTTCAGCCTTTAGATAGCGTGATAACAGAAAAGTTACAGGGCATTTATAAAACGTTTAGGGAGGAAGATGCGCAATCCATCAAAGACATCGAAAAAACAACCAACCATGATGTCAAGGCGGTTGAGTATTTCTTAAAGCAAAAGTTCGACGAGTTGGGCTTGTCATCGCACAAAGAGTTTATACATTTCGGGCTTACCTCTCAGGACATAAATAACACCGCGATACCATTAAGTTTTAAGGAGGCTTTAAATAATGTCTACTACCCTTCTATAAATGAGCTGGTTGAGGTGCTTAAAACCTACGCCTCAGACTGGGCTAATATCCCTATGCTGGCACATACACACGGTCAGCCGGCATCACCTACCCGCCTGGGAAAAGAGATACTGGTGTTTGTTGAGCGGATTGAAAAGCAGCTCGAACTGCTTGATGCAATTCCTTTCTCTGCTAAATTTGGCGGGGCTACGGGCAACTTTAACGCCCATAAAGTGGCCTATCCAAAGCATGATTGGATAGCTTTTGGAAACACCTTTGTAAATGACACTTTAGGTTTAAGCCGCTCGCAGCATACTACTCAGATTGAACACTACGACAACTTTGCCGCCAAATGCGATGCGCTGAAACGCATCAACAATATCATCCTCGACCTTGACCGTGATATGTGGACCTATATCTCCATGAATTACTTTAAACAGAAAATCAAAGCGGGAGAAATTGGTTCATCAGCAATGCCGCATAAGGTTAATCCCATTGACTTTGAAAACAGCGAGGGGAATGTTGGGATCGCCAATGCTTTGTTTGAACACCTGGCCGCGAAGTTGCCGGTATCACGTTTGCAGCGCGACCTTACTGATTCTACCGTACTTCGCAATATTGGCGTGCCGGTTGCCCATACGCTCATCGCGATTAAATCTACAATTAGGGGTTTAAACAAATTGCTCTTGAACGAGGCCGCCATTAACACCGATCTGGAAGATAACTGGGCAGTAGTTGCCGAAGCTATACAAACCATCCTTCGCCGCGATGGCTACCCTAATCCGTACGAGGCCTTAAAAGACCTTACCCGTACCAATAGCCAGATAAATGCTGCTACCATTGCCGCTTTTGTTGATACCTTGGACGTAAGCGAAGAGACACGCGGGGAGTTAAAGTGTATGACGCCACAGAACTATACAGGGGTGTAA
- a CDS encoding bifunctional nuclease family protein yields the protein MKKIKLDIVGLSYSQTQSGAYALVLGEVGGRRRLPIIIGSFEAQAIAIEIEKMTPSRPLTHDLFKSFAQAYSINITEIIIYNLVDGIFYSKLVCSDGKKTMEIDARTSDAIAMAVRFECPIYTHEFILSTAGIVIEGNDFVYLENMGEPAEEKNTVPVGGSGYGSLSVDELKTKLASALGDEAYEKAAKIRDELNRRKSS from the coding sequence ATGAAAAAGATCAAGCTGGATATTGTTGGGCTTTCTTACAGCCAAACGCAATCCGGCGCCTACGCATTGGTGTTAGGCGAAGTTGGCGGCCGCCGCAGGCTGCCGATTATCATCGGCAGTTTTGAGGCACAGGCCATCGCTATTGAAATTGAGAAAATGACGCCCAGCCGCCCGCTTACGCACGATCTTTTTAAAAGCTTCGCCCAGGCTTACAGCATTAATATTACAGAGATCATCATCTATAATCTTGTCGACGGTATATTTTACTCAAAGCTGGTTTGCTCCGACGGTAAGAAAACTATGGAGATAGACGCCCGCACATCTGACGCCATTGCGATGGCGGTAAGGTTCGAGTGCCCCATTTACACGCACGAATTTATTTTGTCGACAGCTGGTATTGTAATTGAAGGCAACGACTTTGTGTACCTTGAAAATATGGGCGAGCCTGCTGAAGAAAAAAATACAGTTCCTGTAGGTGGCAGCGGATATGGCTCATTAAGCGTTGATGAGTTGAAAACTAAACTCGCTTCTGCCCTTGGCGACGAAGCTTATGAGAAAGCCGCAAAAATCCGTGACGAACTGAACAGGAGGAAATCTTCCTAG
- a CDS encoding TolC family protein: protein MNKLFLTLIVTGSLITRVMAQTPPPAAPTHSFTLADCIAYALQHQDTVINANLDIKSAQYRVKEVTGQGLPQLTASASLLDYLKIPTTLLPGEFFGAPGTFIPVKFGVKYQSNFGVDASQLLFDGTFFIGLKASKTYQELSQKSLTRSKIQANVNVTKAYYSVLVNDERVKLLDANIKQLKTQLDQTTAQNKQGFVEKIDVDRTTVQYNTLVSNRENALRLLAVGYQMLKFQMGMPIQENLILLDKLEDVKLDETAAAQTTDTTLYKNRIEYSLLETQYRLNQLDVKRNQANYFPKLSAIGNFTSAYQDNAFGNLYANQFPSSYIGLRLSWQVFTGFQHKYQVAQSKITVQKTQNDMENAKNGFALQAEYARINYINGLQTLNSQRRNRDLAQEVLRVSKIKYQQGVGSSIEVTQAETALVDADDKYIQGLYDALVNKVELDRTYGRIQY, encoded by the coding sequence ATGAATAAATTGTTTCTAACATTAATTGTAACAGGTTCGCTTATTACGCGGGTAATGGCGCAGACCCCGCCGCCTGCGGCGCCTACGCACAGTTTTACCCTTGCCGATTGTATCGCCTATGCGTTACAGCACCAGGACACTGTGATAAACGCTAACCTTGACATCAAAAGCGCGCAATACAGGGTGAAAGAGGTTACAGGTCAGGGCTTGCCGCAGTTGACTGCCTCGGCCAGTTTATTAGACTATCTTAAAATTCCTACTACCTTATTACCCGGCGAATTTTTCGGCGCGCCCGGAACCTTCATCCCGGTTAAATTTGGGGTAAAGTACCAGTCTAACTTTGGGGTTGATGCCAGCCAGTTATTGTTCGATGGTACATTCTTTATAGGCTTAAAGGCATCTAAGACTTATCAGGAGTTGTCCCAAAAAAGCCTTACGCGTTCAAAGATCCAGGCAAACGTAAATGTTACCAAGGCATATTACTCTGTTTTGGTTAACGATGAGCGGGTAAAACTGCTTGATGCGAACATCAAACAACTGAAGACACAACTCGACCAAACCACAGCGCAAAACAAGCAAGGCTTTGTAGAGAAAATCGATGTAGATCGTACAACTGTTCAATACAATACTTTGGTTTCTAACAGAGAGAATGCATTACGATTATTAGCAGTAGGCTATCAAATGTTAAAATTTCAAATGGGTATGCCTATCCAGGAGAATCTGATCTTGTTAGATAAACTTGAAGATGTTAAACTGGACGAAACCGCCGCTGCACAAACTACGGACACCACCCTCTATAAAAACCGAATTGAGTATAGTTTATTGGAAACCCAATACAGGCTTAACCAATTGGACGTTAAGCGTAACCAGGCTAACTATTTTCCTAAGCTTTCGGCGATAGGCAACTTTACATCTGCTTACCAAGACAACGCGTTCGGTAATTTGTACGCCAACCAGTTCCCGTCAAGCTATATCGGCTTACGTTTAAGCTGGCAGGTTTTCACGGGATTCCAGCATAAATACCAGGTAGCACAATCTAAGATCACCGTTCAGAAAACGCAAAATGACATGGAAAACGCTAAGAATGGTTTCGCATTACAGGCAGAGTACGCAAGGATCAATTATATAAACGGTTTGCAAACACTTAACAGCCAGCGCCGCAACCGTGATTTAGCACAAGAGGTATTGCGCGTATCGAAGATCAAATATCAGCAAGGCGTAGGGTCGAGCATCGAGGTAACCCAGGCAGAAACTGCCTTGGTTGACGCCGACGATAAATACATACAAGGTTTGTACGATGCCCTGGTAAATAAAGTAGAACTTGACCGCACTTACGGCCGCATTCAATATTAA
- a CDS encoding efflux RND transporter permease subunit: protein MKDVKKEFGPSSWAIDNKTAIYVLVFLITVLGIISYNTLPKENFPDIAQSKVFVTTTFAGQSPQNIENLVTRQIEKQLKSLKGLKKVTSNSVQNVSIITAEFQANVDIKDAKVDVKDAVDKAKQDLPQNDNNLKESVISDINVADLPILYINISGDYDLKKLKEYADLLKDEIESYKEISKVDEVGALTPEIQVNVDLNKMAAAQVTFNDIIQAIGNENILTSAGTVKTDGVRRSIDIKQDFKSADEVSRMALRNPKGQAIYLRDIAEIKDSFLEQESYARLKTPENPNFKNVITLNVSKRTGENLIEASDKINALIKNKQKTVFPKGLNITVTGDQSDKTRTTLNDLINTIVIGFILVTVILMFFMGTTNAVFVALSVPLSCFIAFLVMPVIGFTLNMIVLFSFLLALGIVVDDAIVVIENTHRIFDNGRVPIKEAAKMAAGEVFLPVFSGTMTTLAPFIPLAFWNSLIGHFMFFLPITLIITLLASLVVAYIMNPVFAVDFMKPHIAGEHDNPKFDKKTAKVVGIMTVLAALSYIMFFAGKWTMGMGNFLVLAILLYLLNHFVLLRAIDTFQTKAWPKFRDWYARILEKAVHRPVTVLFGTLGLFIVALIINSVLGKTPVFFPSGDPNFAYVYITMPIGTDQATTNEVTKKIEKRVAEVVEPDKDIVSSVISNVTKGVSDPTDEDQGDYENKGKVTVAFVEFGKREGKDTKKVLERIRGAVQGLPGVKISVQQENSGPPVQKDISIEIIGDNLDSLVATGNRLKSYLAKQNIAGIENLVADVQNDKPEIVFDVDRERANREGITTAQVSQALGAAVFGAKAGDFRNTKEDDYQIKVRALESQRGNIDQLRNMKITYRDLATGGAIRQVPISAFTNVDYTNTYSNIKRKQQRRVLTLGSSVVKPYNPNDVNATIFKAIQNFKKDDSIIIRQGGGQEDQMEAVTFLGGALATSFGLILIILMIQFNSIGKTLIIISEIFFSIIGVLLGVSLTGMTMAIVMTGVGIIALAGVVVRNGILLVEFTDILMEEGMNLHDAVVEAGHTRMTPVLLTATAAILGLVPLAVGFNIDFVEMFTHFAPHIHFGGDNVAFWGPLAWTMIFGLGFATIITLILVPCMYIIRVNIKNYFKKKPVQTEEPKLVTE, encoded by the coding sequence ATGAAAGACGTTAAAAAAGAATTCGGCCCATCAAGTTGGGCCATAGATAATAAGACAGCTATTTACGTACTGGTGTTCCTGATCACCGTATTGGGGATCATCAGCTACAATACGCTGCCTAAAGAAAACTTCCCTGACATTGCCCAGTCGAAGGTTTTCGTAACCACAACTTTTGCAGGCCAATCGCCACAAAATATTGAGAATCTGGTAACCAGGCAGATAGAGAAGCAACTAAAGTCGCTTAAGGGATTAAAGAAGGTTACCTCAAACTCTGTACAGAACGTATCTATTATTACGGCAGAGTTTCAGGCTAACGTAGATATTAAAGACGCTAAGGTTGATGTAAAAGACGCGGTGGATAAAGCAAAACAAGATTTGCCGCAGAATGACAATAATCTTAAGGAGTCTGTGATATCAGACATCAATGTGGCCGACTTGCCTATCCTTTACATCAATATTTCCGGCGATTATGACCTGAAGAAGCTAAAGGAATATGCAGACCTGTTGAAAGACGAGATAGAAAGTTACAAAGAGATCTCTAAAGTTGATGAGGTAGGCGCGCTGACACCGGAAATTCAAGTAAATGTCGATCTGAATAAAATGGCCGCGGCGCAAGTAACCTTTAACGACATTATTCAGGCTATAGGTAATGAGAACATTCTTACCTCTGCGGGTACAGTAAAGACCGATGGTGTGCGCAGGAGCATAGACATTAAACAGGATTTTAAGAGCGCTGATGAAGTGTCCCGCATGGCTTTGCGTAATCCAAAAGGTCAGGCCATCTACCTGCGCGATATTGCCGAAATTAAAGACTCATTCTTAGAGCAGGAAAGTTATGCGCGTTTAAAAACGCCGGAAAATCCTAATTTCAAGAATGTTATCACGCTAAACGTTAGTAAACGTACAGGAGAGAATCTGATCGAAGCTTCTGACAAGATCAACGCGTTGATCAAGAACAAGCAGAAAACGGTTTTTCCTAAAGGTTTGAATATCACGGTGACAGGCGATCAGTCAGACAAAACCCGCACTACCCTTAATGACCTGATCAACACCATAGTTATAGGTTTCATCTTGGTAACGGTGATCCTGATGTTCTTTATGGGAACTACCAACGCGGTATTCGTAGCACTGTCGGTACCACTGTCGTGTTTCATCGCGTTCCTGGTAATGCCTGTTATTGGTTTCACACTTAATATGATCGTGTTATTCTCATTCCTGCTCGCATTAGGTATCGTTGTGGATGATGCTATTGTGGTAATAGAGAATACACACCGGATATTTGACAACGGCCGCGTACCGATCAAAGAGGCTGCTAAAATGGCTGCTGGTGAGGTGTTCTTACCGGTATTCTCGGGAACGATGACAACCTTGGCACCATTTATTCCTTTGGCTTTCTGGAATAGCCTGATAGGTCACTTCATGTTCTTCCTGCCGATCACGCTGATCATAACCTTGTTAGCGTCTTTAGTGGTGGCTTACATTATGAACCCGGTTTTCGCGGTTGATTTTATGAAACCGCATATTGCCGGTGAGCATGATAATCCAAAGTTTGATAAAAAGACTGCCAAGGTTGTGGGCATTATGACTGTGTTAGCGGCCTTAAGCTATATCATGTTCTTTGCCGGTAAATGGACCATGGGCATGGGTAACTTCCTTGTACTGGCCATCCTGCTTTATCTGCTTAACCACTTTGTTTTGCTGCGGGCTATAGATACTTTCCAAACCAAAGCCTGGCCAAAATTCAGGGACTGGTATGCAAGAATATTAGAAAAAGCCGTGCACAGGCCTGTTACTGTACTGTTTGGTACGCTGGGTCTGTTCATCGTAGCCTTGATAATTAACAGTGTATTAGGTAAAACCCCGGTGTTCTTCCCTTCGGGCGACCCCAATTTTGCCTATGTATATATTACTATGCCAATTGGTACAGACCAGGCAACTACAAATGAGGTAACCAAGAAAATTGAGAAGCGCGTAGCCGAAGTAGTTGAACCTGACAAGGACATTGTATCGTCGGTAATATCAAACGTTACAAAAGGCGTTTCTGATCCAACCGATGAAGATCAAGGCGATTACGAAAATAAAGGTAAGGTAACCGTTGCCTTTGTTGAATTTGGCAAACGTGAAGGCAAAGACACTAAGAAGGTCTTAGAGCGTATCCGTGGTGCCGTCCAAGGTTTACCGGGTGTTAAGATCTCTGTACAACAGGAAAACAGCGGCCCGCCGGTACAAAAGGATATCAGTATTGAGATCATTGGTGATAACCTTGACTCTTTGGTAGCCACAGGTAACCGTTTAAAGAGCTACCTGGCTAAACAGAATATCGCCGGTATAGAAAACCTGGTTGCCGATGTGCAAAATGACAAACCCGAAATTGTATTTGATGTCGACCGTGAGCGTGCAAACCGCGAAGGTATAACTACAGCGCAGGTTAGCCAGGCACTTGGTGCAGCGGTATTCGGCGCTAAAGCAGGTGACTTCCGTAATACCAAAGAAGATGATTACCAGATCAAGGTGCGTGCGCTGGAGTCGCAGCGTGGCAACATCGACCAGTTGCGTAATATGAAGATCACTTACCGCGACCTTGCTACAGGCGGGGCCATTAGGCAGGTGCCAATTTCAGCCTTCACCAATGTTGATTATACCAACACTTACAGCAACATTAAACGCAAGCAGCAACGCAGGGTGTTGACATTGGGATCAAGCGTTGTGAAACCATATAACCCGAATGATGTGAACGCTACCATCTTTAAAGCGATACAAAACTTTAAGAAAGATGATAGTATCATCATCCGTCAGGGTGGTGGTCAGGAAGATCAAATGGAAGCCGTTACCTTTTTGGGCGGTGCTTTGGCAACTTCATTCGGTTTGATCCTGATCATTTTGATGATACAGTTTAACTCGATAGGTAAAACGCTGATCATTATCAGTGAGATCTTCTTCAGTATCATTGGTGTATTACTGGGCGTAAGCTTAACCGGTATGACCATGGCTATTGTGATGACAGGTGTTGGTATTATTGCGTTGGCTGGTGTCGTCGTCCGGAATGGTATCCTGCTTGTAGAATTTACGGATATACTGATGGAAGAAGGCATGAACCTCCACGATGCAGTTGTAGAGGCAGGCCACACCCGTATGACGCCAGTATTGCTAACAGCTACTGCGGCGATATTAGGCTTGGTGCCGCTGGCAGTAGGTTTCAATATCGACTTTGTAGAGATGTTCACGCATTTTGCGCCGCATATTCACTTTGGTGGCGATAACGTAGCATTCTGGGGGCCTTTAGCCTGGACGATGATCTTCGGTCTTGGTTTCGCTACCATCATTACGCTGATCCTGGTCCCATGTATGTACATCATCCGTGTAAATATCAAGAACTACTTTAAGAAGAAACCCGTACAAACCGAAGAGCCAAAATTAGTGACCGAGTAA
- a CDS encoding efflux RND transporter periplasmic adaptor subunit, with protein sequence MKKILYTTLAVVALAACNKPKDAKTELADLKKQQADLTTKITALEAKTGAGQDSSKVTEVNVYDIKPGTFTNYVELQGKIDAQDNVTAYPQSPGTITAIYVKVGQHVSRGQVMVQLDDNVLRQNIAQSQAQLQLNNTLYQRQKNLWDQKIGTEVQFLQAKTTLEASQKALASLRQQAAMYTIKSPISGTVDQMDLKLGQVAQPGQTGIRVVNADQLKVKVDVPESYSGSVGTGNSVKVVVPDANDSLVTKVTFAAKAIDPTSRSFAAEIKLPARASLRPNMTAIIKIADYNKTNAIVVPVKAIQKSEGGDYVFVNQNGVAKRKNVKVGASYGGKSEIVSGLSAGDQLVTDGASDIEDGDRIKVAQAAN encoded by the coding sequence ATGAAAAAGATTTTATATACCACATTGGCTGTAGTTGCACTGGCAGCTTGCAACAAGCCCAAAGACGCTAAAACAGAGCTTGCCGATCTTAAAAAACAACAAGCAGACCTGACAACCAAGATCACTGCATTAGAAGCTAAAACCGGCGCAGGCCAGGACTCTTCTAAAGTGACAGAGGTGAATGTTTATGATATTAAACCCGGCACCTTCACAAATTACGTAGAGTTGCAAGGTAAGATAGACGCGCAGGACAATGTTACGGCTTATCCGCAATCGCCTGGTACTATTACAGCCATTTATGTAAAAGTTGGCCAGCATGTGTCGCGCGGACAGGTAATGGTTCAATTAGATGATAATGTTTTAAGGCAAAACATTGCCCAATCTCAGGCTCAGTTGCAACTGAACAACACTTTATACCAGCGTCAGAAAAACCTGTGGGACCAAAAAATAGGTACCGAAGTGCAGTTTCTTCAGGCTAAAACTACTTTAGAGGCCAGCCAAAAAGCTTTAGCTTCTTTAAGACAACAAGCGGCGATGTACACCATCAAATCGCCTATCAGTGGTACGGTTGACCAGATGGACCTTAAACTTGGCCAGGTTGCGCAGCCGGGGCAAACAGGCATCCGCGTAGTAAACGCAGACCAATTAAAAGTTAAGGTTGACGTTCCCGAATCATACTCAGGAAGCGTAGGCACCGGCAACAGCGTAAAGGTTGTGGTTCCTGATGCTAATGATTCACTAGTAACTAAAGTGACTTTCGCTGCTAAAGCCATCGATCCAACATCAAGAAGCTTTGCTGCCGAAATTAAATTACCTGCACGTGCTTCTCTTCGTCCTAATATGACAGCCATTATCAAAATAGCAGATTACAACAAGACAAACGCTATTGTTGTACCGGTAAAAGCTATCCAAAAGTCTGAGGGCGGCGATTATGTATTTGTGAACCAAAATGGTGTTGCTAAACGCAAAAACGTAAAAGTTGGCGCAAGTTATGGTGGCAAGTCAGAAATCGTTTCCGGCCTTTCAGCGGGCGATCAATTGGTGACAGATGGCGCGTCTGACATTGAAGACGGCGATAGAATAAAGGTTGCACAAGCGGCTAACTAA